Proteins encoded within one genomic window of Spiroplasma endosymbiont of Agriotes lineatus:
- a CDS encoding DJ-1 family glyoxalase III: MATVAIFLATGYEEIEAITVIDILRRAKINIDIISSENKDFIVGANNITIKSDYYFSQMSNANDYAMLILPGGAAGVNNLQKNEHLMNLLKTFNKKNKFIAAICAAPQILGLLGIANNKNISVYPECFNGLETAKIISNKAVVIDGHIITASSPGVAIKFALQLVAILTNDNIKEMITKQLVIL; the protein is encoded by the coding sequence ATGGCAACAGTAGCAATTTTTTTAGCAACTGGTTATGAAGAAATTGAAGCAATAACTGTTATTGATATTTTACGAAGAGCAAAAATTAATATTGATATTATTAGTAGTGAAAATAAAGATTTTATTGTGGGTGCTAATAATATTACTATTAAAAGTGATTATTATTTTAGTCAAATGTCTAATGCTAATGATTACGCGATGCTAATTTTACCTGGTGGAGCGGCGGGTGTTAATAATTTACAAAAAAATGAACATTTAATGAATTTATTAAAAACATTTAATAAAAAAAATAAATTTATTGCCGCGATTTGTGCTGCCCCGCAAATTTTAGGATTGTTAGGTATTGCTAATAATAAGAATATTAGTGTTTATCCTGAGTGTTTCAATGGTTTAGAAACTGCTAAAATTATTAGCAATAAAGCTGTTGTTATTGATGGTCATATTATTACGGCATCATCACCCGGTGTTGCAATTAAGTTTGCTTTACAACTAGTCGCAATATTAACTAATGATAATATTAAAGAAATGATTACAAAGCAGTTAGTAATTTTATAA
- the purB gene encoding adenylosuccinate lyase translates to MIKRYQTKEMKMIWSEEKKYDTWLKVELLVCDAWGNLGLIDKSDLKKLKKVKVDLKLMNNLEKQTQHDMIAFTRMLSHSLENEKRWIHLGLTSTDVVDTAQNYLIKQANDVIVKELKKLLDNLKLKALKYRNLICIGRTHGIFAEPTSFGLKFVLWYEEINRQVERFLLARKQIEVIKISGAIGNYSNIEPVVEDFVRKELGLSVDNISTQVIQRDRHAFLFSVFANIASTLEKIALEIRHSQRSEVDEIREGFSLNQKGSSAMPHKQNPIGSENICGLARLIRANSIVAYENNLLWNERDISHSSNERIIISGTFSLLHFILKRINMILNLLEVNEKNIALNIEKTFNTFFSQRLLLEIIKKTKFSREKIYDFLQECTFASLKEKRDFKEVVKEYKISKYLDDEQLEECFDINYFVRNVNIIYERVFPKRE, encoded by the coding sequence ATGATTAAGCGTTATCAAACAAAAGAAATGAAAATGATTTGAAGTGAAGAAAAAAAATATGATACTTGATTAAAAGTAGAATTATTAGTGTGTGATGCATGAGGCAATTTAGGATTAATTGATAAATCTGATTTAAAAAAATTGAAAAAAGTTAAAGTTGATTTAAAATTAATGAATAATTTAGAAAAACAAACACAACACGATATGATTGCTTTTACAAGAATGTTATCACATAGTTTAGAAAATGAAAAACGCTGAATTCATTTAGGATTAACTTCAACTGATGTTGTTGATACTGCCCAAAATTATTTAATTAAGCAAGCAAACGATGTTATTGTTAAAGAACTTAAAAAATTATTAGATAATTTAAAACTGAAAGCTTTAAAATATCGGAATTTAATTTGTATTGGAAGAACACACGGCATATTTGCCGAACCGACTTCTTTTGGTTTAAAATTTGTTTTATGATATGAAGAAATTAATCGGCAAGTGGAAAGATTTTTGTTAGCTCGCAAGCAAATTGAAGTTATTAAAATTTCTGGTGCGATTGGTAATTATTCGAATATTGAACCAGTTGTGGAAGATTTTGTTAGAAAAGAGTTAGGATTAAGCGTTGATAATATTTCAACGCAAGTAATTCAAAGAGATCGGCATGCGTTTCTTTTTAGTGTTTTTGCAAATATTGCTTCCACATTAGAAAAAATTGCTCTTGAAATTCGTCATAGTCAACGAAGTGAAGTTGATGAAATCCGCGAAGGATTTTCATTAAACCAAAAAGGTTCCAGTGCGATGCCTCATAAGCAAAATCCAATTGGGAGTGAAAATATTTGCGGGTTAGCTCGTTTGATTCGTGCCAATAGTATTGTTGCTTATGAAAATAATTTATTATGAAATGAAAGGGATATTTCTCATAGTTCTAATGAAAGAATAATTATTAGTGGAACATTTTCATTATTACATTTTATTTTAAAGCGGATTAATATGATTCTTAATCTTTTAGAAGTTAATGAAAAAAATATTGCTTTAAATATTGAAAAAACATTTAATACCTTTTTTAGTCAAAGATTATTATTAGAAATTATTAAGAAAACCAAATTTTCTCGTGAAAAAATTTATGATTTTTTACAAGAGTGTACCTTTGCTAGTTTAAAAGAAAAACGAGATTTTAAGGAAGTCGTTAAAGAATATAAAATTTCTAAATATTTAGATGATGAGCAAT